GGCTGCGCCCGTTCCTCGGCCGCCGTGGTGGTGCCCACACCGGCGGGCGGCGGGGGCGGTGCCACCACCTGCATGGCGGTGGTGACCACCCCGGCCGGCTCCGGCTCGGGCTCGGACTCGGACGCCGGCTCTGCCGAGGCCGTCGCCGGGCTGACGTCGTTGACGTTGGTGTGGTCGACCGGCTCGCGGCGCGAGCGGGCCCAGATGGTGCCGCAGATCGCGAGCGTGAGCACCGCGACCAGCGTCACGCCCCAGTCGCCCTGGTCGGCGAGGAAGGCGGCGCCCGCGGCGACCAGCGCCGCGGCGGGCAGTGTCAGCGCCCAGCCGACGACCATCCGGCCCGCCGTCGACCACCGCACGACGCCGCCCTTGCGGCCGATGCCGGAACCCATGACGGCACCGGAGCACACGTGCGTGGTGGAGAGGGAGAAGCCGATGTGCGAGGAGGCCAGAATGGTGGCCGCCGCGCTGGTCTGCGCCGCGAAGCCCTGCGGCGGCGCGATGTCGGTGATGCCCCTGCCCATGGTGCGGATGATGCGCCAGCCGCCGAGGTAGGTGCCCGCCGCGATGGCCAGGCCGGCCGAGCCGATCACCCACACGGGCGGGTCGGAGCCGGGAGCCAGGGCGCCACCGGTGACGAGGGCCAGGGTGATGACACCCATGGTCTTCTGTGCGTCGTTGGTGCCGTGCGCGAGGGAGACGAGTGCGGCGGAGGTGATCTGCCCCGCGCGGTAGCCCTTGGCGGTCTGCCCCTCGTCGGCGTTCCGGGCGACGCGGTAGGTCAGCCGGGTGGCGCACAGGGAGGCGATGCCCGCGACGAGCGGCGCGGCGAGTGCGGGGATGAGCACCTTCATGACGACGACGTCGCCGTTCACGGCGCCCAGGCCGACCGAGGCGACCGTCGCGCCGATCAGCCCGCCCATCAGCGCGTGCGAGGAACTGGAGGGGAGGCCGGCCAGCCAGGTCAGCAGGTTCCAGATGATCGCGCCGACCAGCCCGGCGAAGATCACTTCGGGCCGGATGCCGGATCCTTCATCGATGATTCCGGAGGAAATTGTCTTGGCCACCTCGACGGACAGGAAAGCGCCGACGAGGTTGAGGACCGCCGACATCGCCACCGCGGCCCTAGGAGCCAGTGCCCCCGTGGAGATGGTGGTGGCCATGGCGTTGGCCGTGTCGTGGAAGCCGTTCGTGAAGTCGAACACCAAGGCCGTGACGATCACGATCCCGATGAGAAGCGTGATGTGTTCCATTCACCAGGCACAATCAGTTCGGAGGGCAGTGACATCGTGAACGTAAAGACGGTGGATGAACGGAAGGTGAACTGGGGCGGGCATCGAAGTGTCACCCCCCGATGCCTGTTGTGAGCGTCCGATCTCTCCCCTTCCGAAGCCGTCAGAGAGACCAGTCTCTCAGCCTCGGGCGTACTTTCTGAGCTGGGACATCGTGCCGTTGAAGAGGTCCTGGTCGCCGGGCAGCCGACCCTTGTCGGCGTACTGCCAGACGGTGCGCGTGTGCCATCCTCCGGGCAGCGGTCCGGCCCTGTTGTTCCAGTCGGCCAGCCACAGTGGATGTTTCGCGGCGAAGGCCGGGGTGTTGCCGGTGCAGGTCCGCCACCACCGGGTCGAGGTGTAGAGGGCCGGGTGACGCCCCGTCAGCCGTAGCGTCTCTTTGCTGAAGGAATGAATCCAGTCACGCATTTGGGCGGGGCTGATCCCGTGACAGGTCTTGCCGTAGGCGGCCTCCAGGTCGACGGCGGGCGGCAGCGTCGCGCCGTCGCGGTGCCAGGCGCCGCCGTGGCGTACGAAGTAGGCGGCCTGCTTCCTTCCTGACGACTTGTCGGCGCGCGCGAAGTGGTAGGCGCCGCGCAGGATGCCGGCTGATCTCGCGCCGTCGTACTGCTGCCGGAAGTACGGGCTGCGGTAGGTGGTGCCCTCGGTGGCCTTGACGTAGACGAAGCGTGCGCCGTTCGCGCGTGCACGTGTCCAGTCCACGTCCCCCTGGTGCGAGGAGACGTCGTGACCCCTGGGCCTGCCGGTGGCCTCCGCCGGTCCGGGAGCCTCGGCGAGCGTGGTCCCGGTGAGGGCGAGCGCGGCGGCGGTGAGGGTCAGTGCGCGCAGCCGGCGTACCGCCGGATGGCGGCACGTGCCCAGGCGTTCCACGATAGTTCGGTACATGACAAATCCCCTGCCGACGAGGCCTGATGTACGAGTGCGACAGATTGCCTTTCTCCGGCTGAAGCGCTTAAGGCGGGTTATTCCGTCTAGTCCCGTTACTACGGCTGTAAAGCTCCGTAATACGGCGACTTCGCTGGAGGTATGACATATGCAGAACGCGTCGCGCCGCCCGGTGGACACGGCTGATCATCCGTCAACGGCGCACTCGCGGTGAACGACTCGGAGTGCCCGCCGCGTCCATCACTCCTCGTGCTGGGCTTTATCAACCCATTACTCCTGAAGTAGGGCGTCCGCTCGGTCGTGAAACCCGTGCCGGTCCACGGCGGCGGAGTCCGTTCTCCTCCGGCCCGTCACCCACCGCCACCGCATGGCGCACAGGCGCGTCGGCAGTGGTACGCCCTGTCTCTGCGCGCGCCGCGCGTATGTCAGTGGCGCGCGCCGCCCTCCCGGCCGCCCCGCCTCGGGCGCCGCGCAGGCCGCCTCGGGCCGCCGCGGTACGCGTCACCCGCCCGGGACCGCCCACTGGCCCCCGGATCCGATCCCGTCGACACTGGAGGGGATGCGTCTGCGAACGGTGGCCGTGGCCGCCACCTCCGTGCTCGGTGCCGGCACGGCCGCCCTGGCGGCCGGACGGTACGCCGCCGATGCCGCCCTCCGGCCCCCACACCGCAGGCCGGACGGCACGGGCCCGCCCCCCGCCGGCTTCGAGGGCACCCGGCTGACCGTGCACTCCCACGGCGATGGCAAGGTCGCCGTCACCCGGTCGCTGGCGGCCCACCTGCCCGG
This sequence is a window from Streptomyces sp. NBC_01775. Protein-coding genes within it:
- a CDS encoding inorganic phosphate transporter is translated as MEHITLLIGIVIVTALVFDFTNGFHDTANAMATTISTGALAPRAAVAMSAVLNLVGAFLSVEVAKTISSGIIDEGSGIRPEVIFAGLVGAIIWNLLTWLAGLPSSSSHALMGGLIGATVASVGLGAVNGDVVVMKVLIPALAAPLVAGIASLCATRLTYRVARNADEGQTAKGYRAGQITSAALVSLAHGTNDAQKTMGVITLALVTGGALAPGSDPPVWVIGSAGLAIAAGTYLGGWRIIRTMGRGITDIAPPQGFAAQTSAAATILASSHIGFSLSTTHVCSGAVMGSGIGRKGGVVRWSTAGRMVVGWALTLPAAALVAAGAAFLADQGDWGVTLVAVLTLAICGTIWARSRREPVDHTNVNDVSPATASAEPASESEPEPEPAGVVTTAMQVVAPPPPPAGVGTTTAAEERAQPGTARTGNRPASATSLG
- a CDS encoding lysozyme, which gives rise to MYRTIVERLGTCRHPAVRRLRALTLTAAALALTGTTLAEAPGPAEATGRPRGHDVSSHQGDVDWTRARANGARFVYVKATEGTTYRSPYFRQQYDGARSAGILRGAYHFARADKSSGRKQAAYFVRHGGAWHRDGATLPPAVDLEAAYGKTCHGISPAQMRDWIHSFSKETLRLTGRHPALYTSTRWWRTCTGNTPAFAAKHPLWLADWNNRAGPLPGGWHTRTVWQYADKGRLPGDQDLFNGTMSQLRKYARG